A genomic stretch from Actinomadura rubteroloni includes:
- the topA gene encoding type I DNA topoisomerase has protein sequence MPAKNGTAKRGEPGDDGTRLVIVESPAKAKTIAGYLGRGYVVESSIGHIRDLPGSASEVPAKYKGEAWAKLGVNVENEFEPLYVVNADKRAQVAKLKKLLAEADELLLATDEDREGEAIAWHLQEVLKPKVPVHRMTFHEITPDAIRAAAANPRELNLRLVDAQETRRILDRLYGYEVSPVLWKKVMPKLSAGRVQSVATRLVVERERERIAFVPAHYWDIAAEFDTGKPDEPTRFKAGLVAVDGRRVAQGRDFASDGTLKTRDALHLDEDAARGLAGRLEDRPFEVKSVESKPYTRKPYPPFRTTTLQQEASRKLGYSAKYTMSVAQKLYENGFITYMRTDSITLSETAINAARRQAGALFGGEYVPDKPRVYASKVKNAQEAHEAVRPAGDSFRTPGETGLSGDQFRLYELIWKRTIASQMKDAAGRSVSIRVTGESTSGETAEFGASGKTITFHGFLKAYVEGADDPSTDRDDQERRLPNLEQGDGLTAHSVAAEGHSTRPPARYTEASLVKELEDREIGRPSTYASIIGTILDRGYVFKKGTALVPSFLAFAVVNLLEQHFGNLVDYDFTAHMEDGLDEIARGEAERVRWLSRFYFGDNGEEGLRELVGDIGDIDAKGISSFPIKGTNIMVRVGRYGPYLDRDGERVNIPEDIAPDELTAEKAEELFAQPSGDRELGTDPETGRMIVAKSGRFGPYVTEIIPEPPAPAEGEKKKRVKKADAKPRTGSLFKSMSLDTVTLDDALKLLSLPRTLGDLDGEPVTAQNGRFGPYIKRGTDSRSLGSEDELFTVTLEQAKELLAQPKQRGRRAAAAAPLRELGEDPASKKPVVVKEGRFGPYVTDGETNASLRKGDEVESITIQRAAELLAERREKVAATGGKKKPAPRRRTSAKSGSS, from the coding sequence GTGCCAGCCAAGAACGGCACTGCGAAGCGCGGCGAGCCGGGGGACGACGGCACCCGGCTGGTGATCGTCGAGTCGCCCGCGAAGGCGAAGACGATCGCCGGATACCTGGGCCGCGGCTACGTCGTGGAGTCCAGTATCGGCCACATCCGGGACCTGCCCGGGAGCGCTTCGGAGGTACCGGCCAAGTACAAGGGCGAGGCGTGGGCCAAGCTCGGTGTGAACGTCGAGAACGAGTTCGAGCCGCTGTACGTGGTCAACGCCGACAAGCGTGCGCAGGTCGCCAAGCTGAAGAAGCTGCTCGCCGAGGCCGACGAGCTACTTCTCGCGACGGACGAGGACCGCGAGGGCGAGGCCATCGCCTGGCATCTCCAGGAGGTGCTGAAGCCGAAGGTCCCCGTCCACCGGATGACGTTCCACGAGATCACCCCGGACGCGATCCGCGCCGCGGCGGCGAACCCGCGCGAGCTGAACCTGCGGCTGGTGGACGCGCAGGAGACGCGCCGCATCCTGGACCGGCTGTACGGCTACGAGGTCAGCCCGGTCCTGTGGAAGAAGGTCATGCCGAAGCTGTCGGCGGGCCGGGTGCAGTCGGTGGCGACGCGGCTGGTGGTGGAGCGGGAGCGGGAGCGGATCGCGTTCGTCCCGGCGCACTACTGGGACATCGCGGCCGAGTTCGACACGGGAAAGCCGGACGAGCCGACGCGGTTCAAGGCCGGGCTGGTCGCGGTGGACGGACGCCGCGTCGCGCAGGGCCGTGACTTCGCGTCCGACGGCACGCTGAAGACCCGCGACGCGCTGCACCTGGACGAGGACGCGGCGCGCGGCCTGGCCGGACGGCTGGAGGACCGCCCGTTCGAGGTCAAGTCGGTCGAGAGCAAGCCGTACACGCGCAAGCCCTACCCCCCGTTCCGGACGACGACGTTGCAGCAGGAGGCCAGCCGCAAGCTGGGCTACTCGGCGAAGTACACGATGTCGGTGGCGCAGAAGCTGTACGAGAACGGCTTCATCACCTACATGCGAACCGACTCGATCACGCTGTCGGAGACCGCGATCAACGCGGCGCGGCGGCAGGCGGGCGCGCTGTTCGGCGGCGAGTACGTCCCGGACAAGCCGCGCGTGTACGCGTCGAAGGTGAAGAACGCGCAGGAGGCGCACGAGGCCGTCCGCCCGGCGGGCGACAGCTTCCGGACGCCCGGCGAGACGGGCCTGTCCGGCGACCAGTTCCGGCTCTACGAGCTGATCTGGAAGCGGACGATCGCGTCGCAGATGAAGGACGCGGCCGGCCGCAGCGTGTCGATCCGCGTGACGGGCGAGTCCACGTCGGGCGAGACCGCCGAGTTCGGCGCGTCCGGCAAGACGATCACCTTCCACGGCTTCCTCAAGGCGTACGTGGAGGGCGCGGACGACCCGTCCACCGACCGCGACGACCAGGAGCGGCGGCTGCCGAACCTGGAGCAGGGCGACGGGCTGACGGCGCACTCGGTCGCGGCGGAGGGGCACTCGACGCGTCCCCCGGCGCGGTACACCGAGGCGAGCCTGGTGAAGGAGCTGGAGGACCGGGAGATCGGCCGTCCGTCGACGTACGCGTCGATCATCGGGACGATCCTGGACCGCGGCTACGTGTTCAAGAAGGGCACGGCGCTGGTGCCGTCCTTCCTGGCGTTCGCGGTGGTCAACCTGCTGGAGCAGCACTTCGGCAACCTGGTCGACTACGACTTCACCGCGCACATGGAGGACGGTCTCGACGAGATCGCGCGCGGCGAGGCCGAGCGGGTGCGCTGGCTGAGCCGGTTCTACTTCGGCGACAACGGCGAGGAGGGCCTGCGCGAGCTGGTCGGCGACATCGGCGACATCGACGCCAAGGGCATCAGCTCGTTCCCGATCAAGGGGACGAACATCATGGTGCGCGTCGGCCGCTACGGTCCCTACCTGGACCGCGACGGCGAGCGCGTCAACATCCCCGAGGACATCGCGCCGGACGAGCTGACGGCGGAGAAGGCCGAGGAGCTGTTCGCGCAGCCGTCCGGCGACCGGGAGCTCGGCACGGACCCGGAGACGGGCCGCATGATCGTCGCGAAGTCCGGGCGGTTCGGCCCGTACGTCACCGAGATCATCCCCGAGCCGCCCGCGCCGGCCGAGGGCGAGAAGAAGAAGCGCGTCAAGAAGGCGGACGCCAAGCCGCGCACCGGCTCGCTGTTCAAGTCGATGTCGCTGGACACCGTCACGCTGGACGACGCGCTGAAGCTGCTGTCGCTGCCGCGCACGCTCGGCGACCTGGACGGCGAACCCGTCACGGCGCAGAACGGACGGTTCGGTCCCTACATCAAGCGGGGCACCGACAGCCGGTCGCTGGGCTCGGAGGACGAGCTGTTCACGGTCACGCTGGAGCAGGCGAAGGAACTGCTCGCGCAGCCGAAGCAGCGGGGCCGCAGGGCCGCCGCGGCGGCGCCGCTGCGGGAACTCGGCGAGGATCCGGCGAGCAAGAAGCCGGTGGTCGTGAAGGAGGGCCGGTTCGGCCCGTACGTCACCGACGGCGAGACGAACGCGAGCCTGCGCAAGGGCGACGAGGTCGAGTCGATCACGATCCAGCGGGCGGCGGAACTGCTCGCCGAGCGGCGCGAGAAGGTGGCGGCGACCGGCGGGAAGAAGAAGCCGGCACCGCGACGGCGAACGTCGGCAAAGTCGGGCTCCTCGTGA
- a CDS encoding chaplin has translation MRSWVSGTARATFITAGFVALGVTVLPNAALADTTSGEHGVLSGNQLNLPISAPINVSGNGVNSISGSPGGSTVQNKGGQHTSGRDGVGSGNQVNAPISAPVNVCGNGVAVLGDALTGCEGGSKVANGGGGQQTSGSKSVLSGNQANAPISAPVDVCGNGVAVLGDALTGCEGGSKVANGGGGQQTSGSKSVLSGNQANAPISAPVDVCGNGVAVLGDALTGCEGGAKVGNGNGGYDGYGARAANGHEKLPVDPSNLLGGLTDTAGKLPVVGSGDAQKLVGNVTEPATRLVGGLPVNNGGIVPPGARTADVPPAGLPIVGGLTGKLPVQPGDVAGKLPVQPGDVARKLPVEPGRVVGQLPVQPGAVIGKLPVQPGDVTGKLPVQPGGVTGKLPVNTGRATAANARAAELPSGLPVQLGDVTNKLPVQLGDVTNNLPVKPGDVTSKLPVNVGDVTAKLPVNVGGVVGQRAATTGLPSGLPVQLGDVTNNLPVKPGDVTGKLPVNVGDVTNKLPVNLSGVSAQRTAAELPSGLPVQLGDVTGKLPVQPGGLTGNLPVQPGDITGKLPVQPGNVTGKLPVQPKNVLGKLPVSTDGVTKTLPLGRVHATDLKTVESLPVVGRQAGETVRTVTTTPLVDGVTVGGTVGDKLPTGGVVGGERSRVPAKHEVSLPADALKTVAADSPTGGANRNSMLVLVAAAFTAAAGMVGMTRGLRRR, from the coding sequence ATGCGTTCCTGGGTTTCCGGCACGGCTCGTGCCACCTTCATCACCGCCGGTTTCGTCGCGCTCGGCGTGACCGTCCTGCCGAACGCGGCGCTGGCGGACACGACGTCCGGCGAGCACGGCGTCCTGTCCGGCAACCAGCTCAACCTGCCGATCTCGGCGCCGATCAACGTCAGCGGCAACGGCGTCAACAGCATCTCCGGCTCGCCGGGCGGGTCCACCGTCCAGAACAAGGGCGGCCAGCACACCAGCGGACGCGACGGCGTCGGCTCGGGCAACCAGGTCAACGCGCCGATCTCGGCGCCGGTCAACGTCTGCGGGAACGGCGTGGCGGTGCTCGGGGATGCGCTGACGGGCTGTGAGGGCGGCTCGAAGGTCGCCAACGGCGGCGGCGGGCAGCAGACGTCCGGGTCCAAGAGCGTCCTGTCGGGCAACCAGGCCAACGCGCCGATCTCCGCGCCCGTGGACGTCTGCGGGAACGGCGTGGCGGTCCTCGGGGACGCGCTGACGGGCTGCGAGGGCGGCTCGAAGGTCGCCAACGGCGGCGGCGGGCAGCAGACGTCCGGGTCCAAGAGCGTCCTGTCGGGCAACCAGGCCAACGCGCCGATCTCCGCCCCGGTCGACGTCTGCGGGAACGGCGTCGCGGTCCTCGGGGACGCACTGACGGGCTGCGAGGGCGGCGCCAAGGTCGGCAACGGCAACGGCGGGTACGACGGGTACGGCGCGCGTGCCGCGAACGGGCACGAGAAGCTGCCCGTCGACCCGTCCAACCTGCTGGGCGGCCTCACGGACACGGCCGGCAAGCTGCCGGTCGTGGGCTCCGGGGACGCGCAGAAGCTCGTCGGCAACGTCACCGAGCCGGCCACCCGGCTCGTCGGGGGTCTCCCGGTCAACAACGGCGGGATCGTTCCCCCCGGTGCCCGGACCGCGGACGTCCCCCCGGCCGGCCTCCCGATCGTCGGCGGCCTGACCGGCAAGCTGCCCGTCCAGCCGGGCGATGTCGCCGGCAAGCTGCCGGTGCAGCCGGGTGACGTGGCCCGCAAGCTGCCCGTGGAGCCCGGCCGCGTGGTCGGCCAGCTCCCGGTGCAGCCGGGCGCCGTGATCGGCAAGCTGCCGGTGCAGCCCGGCGACGTGACGGGCAAGCTCCCGGTCCAGCCCGGCGGCGTCACCGGCAAGCTGCCCGTCAACACGGGCCGTGCGACCGCCGCGAACGCCCGCGCGGCGGAGCTGCCGTCGGGCCTGCCCGTCCAGCTCGGCGACGTGACGAACAAGCTGCCGGTGCAGCTCGGCGATGTGACGAACAACCTCCCGGTCAAGCCGGGTGACGTGACGAGCAAGCTGCCCGTGAACGTGGGCGACGTGACCGCGAAGCTGCCGGTCAACGTCGGCGGTGTCGTGGGCCAGCGCGCCGCGACGACGGGCCTCCCGTCGGGCCTGCCGGTGCAGCTCGGCGACGTGACGAACAACCTCCCGGTCAAGCCCGGTGACGTCACGGGCAAGCTGCCCGTGAACGTGGGCGACGTGACGAACAAGCTGCCGGTCAACCTCAGCGGCGTCTCGGCGCAGCGCACCGCGGCGGAGCTGCCGTCGGGCCTGCCGGTCCAGCTCGGCGACGTGACGGGCAAGCTCCCCGTGCAGCCGGGCGGCCTGACCGGGAACCTGCCGGTCCAGCCGGGCGACATCACCGGGAAGCTGCCGGTGCAGCCGGGGAACGTCACGGGCAAGCTGCCCGTCCAGCCGAAGAACGTGCTCGGCAAGCTGCCCGTCAGCACCGACGGCGTGACGAAGACGCTGCCGCTCGGCCGCGTCCACGCGACCGACCTGAAGACCGTCGAGAGCCTGCCGGTCGTCGGCCGCCAGGCCGGTGAGACGGTCCGGACCGTCACCACGACCCCGCTGGTGGACGGTGTGACGGTCGGCGGCACGGTCGGCGACAAGCTGCCCACGGGCGGCGTGGTCGGCGGCGAGCGGTCCCGCGTCCCGGCGAAGCACGAGGTGAGCCTCCCCGCGGACGCCCTGAAGACCGTCGCGGCCGACAGCCCGACCGGCGGCGCGAACCGCAACTCGATGCTGGTCCTGGTGGCCGCCGCGTTCACCGCCGCGGCCGGCATGGTCGGCATGACGCGCGGCCTGCGCCGCCGCTGA
- a CDS encoding response regulator transcription factor yields MTVRLLLADDQEMIRTALAALLDLEDDFTVVAAVGRGDEVVDAVREHRPDVVLLDIEMPGMDGLTAAAVLRDRAPDCRVVILTTFGRAGYLRRAMEAGAVGFVVKDAPAEALADAVRRVVDGERVVDPALAAATLAAGESPLTAREGDVLRVARTGASVAEIAGRLFLSEGTVRNYLSAAIAKTATRNRVEAARVADERGWL; encoded by the coding sequence ATGACCGTCCGGCTGCTGCTCGCCGACGACCAGGAGATGATCCGCACCGCGCTCGCCGCGCTGCTGGACCTGGAGGACGACTTCACCGTCGTCGCCGCCGTCGGCCGGGGGGACGAGGTCGTGGACGCCGTCCGCGAGCACCGTCCCGACGTGGTCCTGCTCGACATCGAGATGCCCGGCATGGACGGTCTGACCGCCGCCGCCGTCCTGCGCGACCGGGCCCCGGACTGCCGCGTCGTCATCCTCACGACGTTCGGCCGCGCGGGCTACCTGCGGCGCGCGATGGAGGCCGGGGCGGTCGGGTTCGTCGTGAAGGACGCCCCGGCCGAGGCGCTCGCCGACGCCGTCCGGCGCGTGGTGGACGGCGAGCGCGTCGTGGACCCGGCGCTGGCCGCCGCCACGCTCGCGGCGGGCGAGTCGCCGCTCACCGCGCGCGAGGGCGACGTACTGCGCGTCGCGCGGACGGGCGCGTCGGTGGCCGAGATCGCCGGACGGCTGTTCCTGTCGGAGGGGACCGTCCGCAACTACCTGTCGGCGGCCATCGCGAAGACCGCGACGCGCAACCGCGTGGAGGCGGCGCGCGTCGCGGACGAGCGCGGCTGGCTCTAG
- a CDS encoding M20/M25/M40 family metallo-hydrolase, giving the protein MTAEDEVVQFCQELIRIDTSNPGDNSGPGERVAAEYVAEKLADVGVEARLFESHPGRTSLVARIEGEDRSRDALLLHGHLDVVPAKAADWTRDPFGGEIADGCVWGRGAVDMKDMDAMILAVVRDRMRSGRRPPRDIVLAFLADEEAGGEWGAKWLVQEHPELFEGVGEAVGEVGGFSLTVPGDKRMYLIETAEKGIAWMNLTAKGTAGHGSMVHPDNAVTALAAAVGRLGQHEFPIRLTKTVRAFLERACLAYGVEFDPDDPEKALTDLGPLARMIGATLRNTINPTRLDAGYKTNVIPQEATAQVDGRFLPGHEDEFFATVDGLLGPGVERDFVYHDQALETDYEGALVAAMEEALLGEDPDALPVPYCLSGGTDAKHFAKLGIRCFGFAPLRLPPDLDFSGMFHGVDERVPVDGLRFGARVLDRFLDLS; this is encoded by the coding sequence ATGACCGCCGAGGACGAGGTCGTCCAGTTCTGCCAGGAACTCATCCGGATCGACACCAGCAACCCCGGGGACAACTCGGGGCCGGGGGAGCGGGTCGCGGCGGAGTACGTCGCGGAGAAGCTCGCCGACGTCGGTGTCGAGGCGCGGTTGTTCGAGTCGCATCCGGGGCGGACGAGTCTTGTCGCCCGGATCGAGGGTGAGGATCGGTCCCGGGACGCGCTGCTGTTGCACGGGCACCTGGACGTTGTGCCGGCCAAGGCCGCGGACTGGACGCGCGATCCGTTCGGCGGGGAGATCGCCGACGGGTGCGTGTGGGGGCGCGGCGCCGTCGACATGAAGGACATGGACGCGATGATTTTGGCGGTCGTCCGGGACCGGATGCGCTCTGGACGGCGTCCGCCGCGCGACATCGTGCTCGCCTTCCTCGCCGATGAGGAGGCCGGTGGGGAGTGGGGTGCGAAGTGGCTCGTCCAGGAGCATCCCGAGCTGTTCGAGGGTGTCGGTGAGGCGGTCGGGGAGGTCGGCGGGTTCAGTCTGACCGTCCCTGGCGACAAGCGGATGTACCTGATCGAGACGGCGGAGAAGGGCATCGCGTGGATGAACCTGACCGCCAAGGGGACGGCCGGGCACGGCTCGATGGTCCATCCCGACAACGCCGTCACCGCGCTCGCGGCGGCCGTCGGACGGCTCGGGCAGCACGAGTTCCCGATCCGGCTGACCAAGACGGTGCGCGCCTTCCTCGAGCGGGCGTGCCTGGCGTACGGCGTCGAGTTCGACCCGGACGACCCCGAGAAGGCCCTCACCGACCTCGGCCCGCTCGCCCGCATGATCGGCGCGACGCTGCGCAACACGATCAACCCGACGCGCCTGGACGCCGGCTACAAGACCAACGTCATCCCGCAGGAGGCCACCGCGCAGGTGGACGGGCGCTTCCTGCCCGGCCACGAGGACGAGTTCTTCGCGACCGTCGACGGACTGCTCGGCCCGGGCGTCGAGCGCGACTTCGTCTACCACGACCAGGCGCTGGAAACCGATTACGAGGGCGCGCTCGTCGCGGCGATGGAAGAGGCGCTGCTGGGCGAGGACCCGGACGCGCTGCCCGTCCCGTACTGCCTGAGCGGCGGCACGGACGCCAAGCACTTCGCCAAGCTCGGCATCCGCTGCTTCGGGTTCGCGCCGCTGCGCCTGCCGCCCGACCTGGACTTCTCCGGCATGTTCCACGGGGTCGACGAGCGGGTCCCGGTGGACGGCCTGCGCTTCGGCGCCCGCGTCCTCGACCGGTTCCTCGATCTCTCCTGA
- a CDS encoding DEAD/DEAH box helicase, translated as MSDLDPVVLHHVVNSLGWPGLRPAQRAAVEPVLAGRDVLVLAPTAGGKTESAVFPLLTAMTRDGWTGLSVLYICPLRALLNSLGPRLESYTGWLGRRAAVWHGDVSGARRRALRADPPDVLLTTPESIEGMLIGTATEHTDLLAGVRAVVVDEVHAFAGDDRGWHLLAVLERLERVAGRRIQRVGLSATVGNPSALLIWLQGARAASRDGLVVAPAASSAAPPDITLDHVGSLANAAKVVAALHRGSKRLVFCDSRRQVEELGSELRARGVTVFLSHASLSADERVRSEQAFAEARDCVIVATSTLELGIDVGDLDRVIQIDAPSTVAAFLQRLGRTGRRPGTVRNCLFLATTPGALVQAAGLLTLWADGWVEPVLAPPEPRHLVAQQLLALALQNGTVGDREWASEWNGLAPFDRSAEPIVRHLIDQGYLEIDGGLLFIGPEAEKRFGRRHFMELTASFTAPPQFTVLFGRQEIGRTDTTVLTERREGPRRVLLGGRSWQVRHVDWKRRRAFVEPVAGGGVARWNQGRHAARSFALVRAMRSVLLGADPPVTLTRRARDTLAEERARVLVDATAAPDGTTIVRTSGDVRWWTWAGHRANATLAATLGSVADPAQQPNDLWVRLRQDLTPDLWHAARATNEPLTLPDVDPRAVHGLKFAAVLPPRLAVATLAARLADLPAATEVLAEPTILTGLT; from the coding sequence GTGAGCGACCTGGACCCGGTCGTCCTGCACCACGTCGTCAACTCGCTCGGGTGGCCGGGGCTGCGTCCGGCGCAGCGCGCGGCGGTCGAGCCGGTGCTCGCCGGACGGGACGTGCTCGTCCTCGCCCCCACCGCCGGCGGCAAGACCGAGTCGGCCGTGTTCCCGCTGCTCACGGCCATGACGCGGGACGGCTGGACGGGCCTGTCCGTCCTCTACATCTGCCCGCTGCGCGCACTGCTGAACAGCCTCGGCCCGCGCCTTGAGTCCTACACCGGCTGGCTGGGACGCCGCGCGGCCGTCTGGCACGGCGACGTGTCCGGCGCACGCCGCCGCGCCCTGCGCGCCGACCCGCCGGACGTCCTGCTCACCACCCCCGAGTCGATCGAGGGCATGCTGATCGGCACCGCCACCGAGCACACGGACCTGCTCGCCGGCGTCCGCGCCGTCGTCGTGGACGAGGTCCACGCGTTCGCCGGGGACGACCGGGGCTGGCATCTGCTGGCCGTGCTGGAACGGCTGGAACGCGTCGCCGGACGCCGGATCCAGCGCGTCGGGCTGTCGGCGACGGTCGGCAACCCGTCCGCCCTGCTCATCTGGCTCCAGGGCGCGCGGGCCGCGTCGCGGGACGGCCTGGTGGTCGCGCCCGCGGCGTCGTCGGCCGCGCCGCCCGACATCACGCTCGACCACGTCGGCTCGCTCGCGAACGCGGCGAAGGTCGTGGCGGCGCTGCACCGGGGCTCGAAACGTCTGGTGTTCTGCGACTCGCGGCGGCAGGTCGAGGAACTGGGCTCGGAGCTGCGGGCGCGCGGCGTGACGGTCTTCCTGTCGCACGCGTCGCTCTCGGCGGACGAGCGCGTCCGGTCCGAGCAGGCGTTCGCGGAGGCGCGGGACTGCGTGATCGTCGCGACGTCCACGCTGGAACTCGGCATCGACGTCGGCGACCTCGACCGGGTGATCCAGATCGACGCGCCGTCCACGGTGGCGGCGTTCCTGCAACGGCTCGGCCGCACCGGACGGCGGCCCGGGACCGTTCGGAACTGCCTGTTCCTCGCCACGACGCCCGGGGCGCTCGTCCAGGCCGCCGGGCTGCTGACACTGTGGGCGGACGGCTGGGTGGAGCCCGTTCTCGCACCGCCCGAACCGCGCCACCTCGTCGCGCAGCAGCTCTTGGCGCTCGCGCTCCAGAACGGGACGGTGGGGGACCGGGAATGGGCGTCCGAATGGAACGGCCTCGCTCCGTTCGACAGGTCCGCTGAACCGATCGTCCGGCATCTCATCGACCAGGGTTATCTCGAAATCGACGGTGGCTTGCTGTTCATCGGCCCGGAGGCCGAAAAGCGGTTCGGACGGCGTCACTTCATGGAACTGACCGCCTCGTTCACGGCGCCGCCGCAGTTCACCGTCCTGTTCGGACGGCAGGAGATCGGGCGCACCGACACGACCGTCCTGACCGAGCGCCGCGAAGGCCCCCGCCGCGTCCTGCTCGGCGGACGAAGCTGGCAGGTCCGTCACGTCGACTGGAAACGGCGCCGGGCGTTCGTGGAACCCGTCGCCGGCGGCGGCGTCGCCCGCTGGAACCAGGGACGGCACGCGGCCCGCTCGTTCGCGCTCGTCCGGGCGATGCGCTCGGTCCTGCTCGGCGCCGACCCGCCCGTCACGTTGACCCGCCGCGCCCGGGACACGCTCGCCGAGGAGCGCGCCCGCGTCCTGGTCGACGCGACGGCCGCCCCGGACGGCACCACGATCGTCCGCACGTCCGGCGACGTCCGCTGGTGGACCTGGGCCGGCCACCGGGCGAACGCCACCCTCGCCGCGACGCTCGGCTCCGTCGCCGACCCGGCCCAGCAGCCGAACGACCTCTGGGTCCGTCTGCGCCAGGACCTCACCCCGGACCTCTGGCACGCCGCACGCGCGACGAACGAGCCGCTGACCTTGCCGGACGTCGATCCCCGCGCCGTCCACGGCCTCAAGTTCGCCGCCGTCCTCCCACCCCGCCTGGCCGTCGCCACCCTCGCCGCCCGCCTGGCCGACCTCCCCGCCGCAACCGAAGTCCTGGCCGAACCAACGATCCTCACCGGCCTGACCTAG
- a CDS encoding DUF5703 family protein yields the protein MVEYTYLVLRLPRGTTRDTARRLLTEHAEHGGWELDRLRLYPDGSRRIRLRRKVIRQVRTF from the coding sequence ATGGTGGAGTACACCTACCTCGTCCTGCGTCTGCCCCGCGGCACCACTCGTGACACCGCCCGGCGGCTGCTTACCGAGCACGCCGAGCACGGCGGCTGGGAACTCGATCGGCTGCGCCTCTACCCCGACGGTAGCCGGAGAATCCGACTGCGCCGCAAAGTCATCCGGCAGGTGCGGACGTTCTGA
- the tmk gene encoding dTMP kinase: protein MTRTGVTRPDPAAPPGDSPNLRRLRTALALSSTGQWLSVGALTAMAGVLARDDAPLDRAPAIGLVLALLLAPAVLLAPLVPAVGRLDRRTVLVAADLVRLVLLVSVPLVDAQVWTAVAALLVGVAALPWTTVVTTTAPALAGADHAERARTAALRTVFGAAPVAGVLFAVLSLVADAVAGAATRADLVLYVTAAVFLASAIAVVTLGDLPRGADRVPSPLGLLLRNGSAAGLAVLGLALAGGAIVAVAQVEAVTLGAGNPGYGSVLAGLALGAAFGAFEGPRVLAVFSRVRLLGLAVPAGALLLLVLALVHNLVVVVFLAGFFGVAAGIAWSAARSVVPDRIGHLRSVALVGALVAVAVLPPVAAAIGTHRLGDDYAFTGAQAILLAGAVLAALLGFVALRRLDDRRGIPLVPDLVAALRGERYTPPLEEASRPLRPAERGVFVAFEGGEGAGKTTQARLAAIWLRDHGYDVVTTHEPGATKIGMRLRAMLLDRDTTGLSPRAETLLYAADRADHVANVILPAMARGAIVVSDRFVDSSLAYQGYGRKQPVEDIAKLNGWATQGLVPDLTVLLMVQPEAGLRRLPAPADRIESEPAEFHERVRDGFLALAETEPDRYLVLDASRPQSELSRQIQDRIREILPDPVPAAAEDVTSTFPAITD, encoded by the coding sequence ATGACCAGAACGGGCGTCACCCGGCCGGACCCCGCCGCGCCGCCGGGCGATTCGCCGAATCTGCGGCGGCTGAGAACGGCGCTCGCGCTGTCCAGCACCGGCCAGTGGCTGAGCGTCGGCGCGCTCACCGCGATGGCCGGGGTGCTGGCCCGCGACGACGCCCCGCTGGACCGGGCGCCGGCGATCGGGCTGGTCCTGGCGCTGCTGCTGGCCCCGGCGGTGCTGCTCGCGCCGCTGGTGCCGGCGGTCGGACGGCTGGACCGCCGGACGGTGCTGGTCGCGGCGGATCTCGTCCGGCTGGTGCTGCTCGTGTCGGTGCCGCTGGTGGACGCGCAGGTCTGGACGGCCGTCGCCGCGCTGCTCGTCGGGGTCGCCGCGCTGCCGTGGACGACGGTCGTCACGACGACGGCGCCGGCGCTCGCGGGCGCCGACCACGCCGAGCGGGCCCGGACGGCGGCGCTGCGGACGGTCTTCGGCGCCGCCCCGGTCGCCGGGGTGCTGTTCGCGGTGCTGTCACTGGTCGCGGACGCGGTCGCGGGGGCCGCCACGCGCGCCGACCTGGTGCTCTATGTGACGGCCGCCGTGTTCCTGGCGTCGGCGATCGCGGTGGTGACGCTCGGGGACCTGCCGCGGGGGGCGGACCGGGTGCCGTCGCCGCTGGGCCTGCTGCTGCGGAACGGTTCGGCGGCGGGGCTCGCCGTGCTCGGGCTGGCGCTGGCGGGCGGCGCGATCGTCGCGGTCGCGCAGGTCGAGGCGGTGACGCTCGGCGCGGGGAACCCCGGCTACGGTTCGGTGCTCGCGGGCCTCGCGCTCGGTGCCGCGTTCGGTGCGTTCGAGGGGCCGCGCGTCCTCGCGGTGTTCAGCCGGGTGCGGCTGCTGGGTCTCGCGGTGCCCGCCGGGGCGCTGTTGCTGCTGGTGCTGGCGCTCGTCCACAACCTGGTCGTGGTGGTGTTCCTCGCCGGGTTCTTCGGCGTCGCCGCCGGGATCGCGTGGTCGGCGGCGCGGTCGGTCGTCCCGGACCGGATCGGTCATCTGCGGTCCGTGGCGCTGGTCGGCGCGCTGGTCGCGGTGGCCGTCCTGCCGCCCGTCGCGGCGGCGATCGGGACGCACCGGCTGGGCGACGACTACGCCTTCACCGGCGCGCAGGCGATCCTGCTGGCCGGGGCGGTGCTCGCGGCGCTGCTCGGGTTCGTCGCGCTGCGGCGGCTGGACGACCGGCGCGGCATCCCGCTCGTCCCCGACCTCGTGGCGGCGCTGCGCGGCGAGCGGTACACGCCGCCGCTGGAGGAGGCGAGCCGGCCGCTGCGCCCGGCCGAGCGCGGCGTGTTCGTCGCGTTCGAGGGCGGCGAGGGCGCGGGCAAGACGACGCAGGCGCGGCTCGCGGCGATCTGGCTGCGCGACCACGGCTACGACGTCGTCACGACGCACGAGCCCGGCGCCACCAAGATCGGGATGCGGCTGCGGGCGATGCTGCTCGACCGCGACACGACCGGGCTGTCCCCGCGCGCCGAGACGCTGCTGTACGCGGCCGACCGCGCCGACCACGTCGCCAACGTGATCCTGCCCGCGATGGCGCGCGGCGCGATCGTCGTCAGCGACCGGTTCGTGGACTCCTCGCTCGCCTACCAGGGCTACGGGCGCAAGCAGCCCGTCGAGGACATCGCCAAGCTCAACGGTTGGGCGACGCAGGGGCTCGTCCCCGACCTGACGGTCCTGCTCATGGTGCAGCCCGAGGCCGGACTGCGGCGCCTGCCCGCGCCCGCCGACCGCATCGAGTCCGAGCCCGCCGAGTTCCACGAGCGCGTCCGGGACGGGTTCCTCGCGCTCGCCGAGACCGAACCGGACCGCTACCTCGTGCTGGACGCGAGCCGTCCGCAGAGCGAGCTGAGCCGCCAGATCCAGGACCGCATCCGCGAGATCCTGCCCGACCCCGTCCCGGCCGCCGCCGAGGACGTCACGAGCACCTTCCCCGCGATCACCGACTAG